The following proteins come from a genomic window of Companilactobacillus pabuli:
- a CDS encoding phosphocarrier protein HPr — protein MEKKEFHIIAETGIHARPATMLVQAASKFSSDINIEFSGKSVNLKSIMGVMSLGVGQGADVTITADGDDAADAIVAISDTMTKEGLAE, from the coding sequence ATGGAAAAGAAAGAATTTCACATTATTGCAGAAACAGGAATCCACGCACGTCCAGCTACTATGTTGGTACAAGCAGCTAGCAAGTTTAGCTCAGACATTAACATCGAATTTTCAGGTAAATCAGTAAACTTGAAGTCAATCATGGGTGTTATGTCACTAGGTGTTGGCCAAGGTGCTGACGTTACAATTACAGCCGATGGTGACGATGCTGCTGACGCAATCGTAGCTATTTCAGATACAATGACAAAGGAAGGTTTGGCAGAATAA